The following are from one region of the Vibrio rarus genome:
- the fbp gene encoding class 1 fructose-bisphosphatase produces the protein MSNLRTLGEFIVEKQNDFPAASGELSSLLSSISLAAKIVHREINKAGLVDIAGAAGVENIQGEAQQKLDVLANDTFKSALEARDQVCGIASEEEDEEVSFTNARNQNAKYVVLMDPLDGSSNIDVNVSVGTIFSIYRRISPVGSPTQKEDYLQPGTEQVASGYVIYGSSTMLVYTTGAGVHGFTYDPSIGVFCLSHENMTIPNEGRVYSINEGNYVKFPLGVKKYIKYCQEEDTSTNRPYTSRYIGSLVSDFHRNLLMGGIFLYPSTRTYPSGKLRLLYECNPIAFLMEQAGGTATDGEKRIMEIKPTELHQRVPFFVGSNAMIETLHGFIEQNKHQY, from the coding sequence ATGTCCAATTTAAGAACGTTAGGTGAATTTATCGTAGAGAAGCAAAATGACTTCCCTGCGGCTAGTGGTGAATTATCATCATTACTCTCTTCTATTAGTCTTGCGGCTAAGATTGTTCACCGTGAAATCAACAAAGCTGGCTTAGTTGATATTGCGGGTGCAGCTGGTGTTGAAAATATTCAAGGTGAAGCACAGCAAAAACTTGATGTGCTAGCTAATGATACTTTTAAAAGTGCATTAGAAGCTCGCGACCAAGTATGTGGTATTGCTAGTGAAGAAGAAGACGAAGAAGTGTCTTTTACAAATGCTCGCAACCAAAACGCGAAATATGTTGTACTAATGGACCCTCTTGATGGCTCAAGCAACATTGATGTGAACGTTTCTGTAGGTACTATTTTCTCTATCTACCGTCGTATCTCTCCAGTTGGTTCGCCAACTCAAAAAGAAGATTACCTACAACCTGGGACTGAGCAGGTAGCATCTGGCTATGTTATCTACGGCTCATCTACTATGTTAGTTTACACTACAGGTGCAGGTGTTCACGGCTTTACATACGATCCTTCTATCGGTGTATTCTGTTTATCTCATGAGAATATGACGATTCCTAATGAAGGTAGAGTTTACTCTATCAACGAAGGTAACTACGTTAAATTCCCACTTGGCGTGAAAAAATACATTAAGTACTGCCAAGAAGAAGATACATCAACGAACCGTCCATACACGTCTCGCTACATTGGCTCTCTTGTATCTGACTTTCACAGAAACTTGCTAATGGGCGGTATCTTCCTTTACCCAAGCACTCGCACTTACCCATCAGGTAAATTGCGTCTTCTTTACGAATGCAACCCTATTGCATTCTTGATGGAGCAAGCGGGCGGTACTGCCACAGATGGCGAAAAACGCATCATGGAAATCAAACCAACAGAATTACACCAACGTGTGCCATTTTTTGTCGGTTCAAATGCAATGATTGAAACCTTGCATGGTTTCATTGAGCAAAATAAACACCAATACTAA
- a CDS encoding PhoH family protein: MSDSERKIFVLDTNILLHEPHAIFSFHEHDVVIPMTVLEELDRIKDSKRDVARDARVAIRTLEDIFREATPDQISEGIRFNNDSHSTGTLSILADFELQETVKAFADKAGDNRILNAVIHLQNKRSPREVVLVTKDINMRLRAKGAGVRHVEDYRTDQLIDDVQYLTKGFVQYEGTFWDTISEVNSIALAGKAHHLIHQSHLEQAYINQYILDSDSDFAARVSDLNSESVTLKDLSRDKMMNRRAWDIKPKNIYQGMAMDALMDPDIDLVILTGAAGSGKTLLAMAAALEQSVEMNMFDKIIVTRNTPDIGESIGFLPGNEEEKMLPWLAAVTDTLEALHKNDHCTEGSLRYICDKANIQFKSINFMRGRSIQNAFVLLDECQNLTASQIKTIITRCGEGTKIVCSGNLAQIDSPYLTPVTSGLTYMVERFKHFEGSANVHLNGVVRSRLAEFAEENL; the protein is encoded by the coding sequence ATGAGTGATAGCGAACGCAAGATTTTTGTACTCGACACCAATATCCTACTGCACGAACCTCACGCTATTTTTTCCTTTCACGAACACGACGTGGTCATTCCTATGACCGTATTAGAGGAGCTCGATAGAATCAAAGACAGCAAGCGCGATGTGGCTCGTGATGCCCGTGTGGCGATTCGGACCTTAGAGGATATTTTTCGTGAAGCGACCCCAGATCAAATATCAGAAGGAATACGCTTTAACAATGACTCTCATTCGACGGGAACTTTATCCATTTTGGCTGACTTTGAGCTACAGGAAACCGTTAAAGCCTTTGCTGACAAAGCGGGGGATAACCGGATTTTAAATGCCGTCATCCATCTACAAAATAAGCGCTCACCTCGAGAGGTAGTGTTAGTAACGAAAGACATCAATATGCGCTTACGGGCAAAAGGAGCCGGAGTTCGCCATGTTGAGGACTATCGTACCGATCAACTCATTGATGATGTTCAGTATCTCACCAAAGGCTTCGTTCAATATGAGGGAACATTTTGGGATACCATTAGTGAGGTAAACTCCATCGCTCTGGCGGGAAAAGCGCACCATTTAATCCATCAATCTCACCTTGAGCAAGCCTACATAAACCAATACATCCTTGATTCTGATAGCGACTTTGCCGCTAGAGTCTCTGACTTAAATTCTGAATCCGTTACCTTAAAAGATTTAAGTCGAGACAAGATGATGAATCGCCGCGCTTGGGATATCAAACCGAAGAATATTTATCAGGGGATGGCGATGGATGCACTAATGGACCCCGATATTGACCTGGTTATTCTTACTGGTGCGGCAGGAAGTGGCAAGACCTTGCTGGCAATGGCTGCCGCCCTAGAGCAGTCCGTAGAAATGAACATGTTTGATAAAATCATCGTCACACGTAACACACCAGATATTGGTGAGTCCATCGGCTTTTTACCCGGCAATGAAGAAGAGAAAATGCTCCCTTGGCTTGCTGCGGTCACCGATACGTTAGAAGCACTACATAAAAATGATCACTGTACCGAAGGTTCATTGCGCTATATCTGTGATAAAGCCAATATTCAGTTCAAATCCATCAATTTTATGCGGGGTCGCTCCATACAAAATGCATTTGTATTGCTTGATGAGTGTCAAAACCTCACCGCGTCACAAATAAAGACCATCATCACTCGATGCGGTGAAGGTACTAAAATCGTTTGCTCCGGTAATTTGGCGCAGATAGATTCACCTTATTTAACCCCGGTGACATCTGGACTCACTTATATGGTCGAACGCTTTAAACACTTTGAAGGCTCTGCAAATGTGCACTTAAATGGTGTCGTACGCAGTCGCTTAGCTGAGTTTGCAGAAGAAAATTTGTAA
- a CDS encoding flavin prenyltransferase UbiX: MQLNPRQKSITLAMTGASGAPYGLALLKKLLEAQYQVYFLVSSAARVVLATEHNLKLPSGPDAIKRALVEHLGCDDSQLVVCGKEDWFSPVASGSAAPKQMVVCPCSAGSLASIAHGISDNLIERAADVVLKERGQLILVVRETPFSTLHLENMLKLSKMGATIMPAAPGFYHQPQSIEDLVDFMVARVLDHIGVKQSLVQPWGYDRRQ; encoded by the coding sequence ATGCAGCTAAATCCGCGACAAAAAAGCATTACCTTAGCTATGACGGGAGCATCGGGTGCTCCCTATGGTTTGGCACTACTAAAAAAGCTGTTAGAGGCGCAATACCAAGTGTATTTCTTAGTGTCTTCGGCGGCCAGAGTCGTACTGGCCACAGAGCATAACCTTAAACTGCCTAGTGGACCGGATGCGATAAAACGTGCGTTAGTGGAGCATTTAGGTTGTGATGATTCACAGCTGGTGGTATGTGGAAAAGAGGACTGGTTCTCTCCTGTGGCTTCAGGATCGGCTGCACCTAAGCAGATGGTTGTTTGTCCTTGCTCGGCGGGAAGCTTGGCTTCCATCGCTCATGGTATTTCAGATAACCTTATTGAGCGCGCAGCGGATGTGGTCCTCAAAGAGCGTGGGCAGTTGATTTTGGTGGTGCGTGAAACGCCATTTTCCACATTACACTTAGAAAACATGCTTAAATTGTCAAAAATGGGTGCTACGATCATGCCCGCCGCACCGGGCTTTTATCATCAGCCACAATCTATTGAGGACTTGGTTGACTTTATGGTAGCGAGAGTACTTGACCATATAGGGGTCAAACAAAGTTTAGTACAACCTTGGGGCTATGATAGGCGTCAGTAG
- the mpl gene encoding UDP-N-acetylmuramate:L-alanyl-gamma-D-glutamyl-meso-diaminopimelate ligase, giving the protein MHIHILGICGTFMGGAAVLAKQLGHKVTGSDANVYPPMSTLLESEGVDIIQGYDPKQLEPRPDLVVIGNAMSRGNPCVEYVLDNNLRYTSGPQWLQEFLLHDRWVLAVAGTHGKTTTASMVSWILEACDYKPGFLVGGVLGNFGQSARLGESMFFVVEADEYDSAFFDKRSKFVHYHPRTLVMNNLEFDHADIFDDLEAIKRQFHHLVRTVPGNGRIFSPSDDEALNDVLARGCWSETEFSHKDWQAKKQQVDGSHFDVYFAQQKVGEVKWDLVGDHNVNNALMAIAAARHVGVVPDLACEALGRFINTKRRLELKGEVGGVAIYDDFAHHPTAIELTLGGLRNKVGKQRILAVLEPRSSTMKMGVHKETLAASLAVADKVYLYQPDNIDWSVDDVAQQCCQETFTATSVDDIVKTLVKESRTGDQILIMSNGGFAGIHNKLLQALQAAEKICS; this is encoded by the coding sequence ATGCATATTCATATACTGGGTATTTGTGGCACCTTCATGGGTGGCGCAGCAGTACTAGCAAAGCAACTTGGGCACAAAGTCACCGGAAGTGATGCCAATGTTTATCCTCCTATGAGCACTCTGCTTGAGTCGGAAGGTGTGGATATCATTCAAGGCTACGATCCTAAGCAGTTGGAGCCTCGCCCCGACTTGGTTGTTATTGGTAATGCAATGAGTCGTGGTAACCCTTGCGTCGAATATGTATTGGATAACAATCTACGTTACACCTCAGGGCCACAATGGCTACAAGAGTTCTTACTTCATGATCGTTGGGTGCTGGCTGTTGCAGGGACTCATGGGAAAACGACCACCGCGAGTATGGTGTCGTGGATATTAGAGGCATGTGATTATAAGCCAGGGTTTTTAGTAGGAGGCGTACTAGGCAACTTTGGACAGTCAGCGCGCTTAGGCGAAAGTATGTTCTTTGTGGTTGAAGCCGATGAATACGACAGTGCCTTTTTTGATAAACGCTCTAAGTTCGTACACTATCATCCTCGCACACTGGTGATGAATAACCTTGAGTTTGATCATGCTGATATTTTTGATGACCTAGAGGCGATAAAGCGTCAGTTTCATCATTTAGTTAGAACCGTTCCGGGTAATGGCCGCATTTTTTCTCCGTCGGATGACGAAGCATTAAATGATGTGCTAGCGCGTGGTTGTTGGAGTGAAACAGAGTTTTCTCACAAAGATTGGCAGGCGAAAAAGCAGCAAGTGGATGGCAGTCATTTTGATGTTTATTTTGCTCAGCAAAAAGTGGGTGAAGTGAAATGGGATTTAGTCGGTGATCACAATGTGAATAATGCTCTCATGGCGATTGCAGCAGCACGTCATGTTGGTGTTGTGCCTGATCTAGCCTGTGAGGCACTAGGGCGCTTTATTAATACTAAGCGTCGTCTTGAGTTGAAAGGGGAAGTGGGGGGGGTTGCTATTTATGATGACTTTGCCCACCACCCAACCGCGATTGAACTGACTTTAGGAGGTTTGCGTAATAAAGTCGGTAAGCAAAGAATATTGGCAGTATTAGAACCAAGATCAAGCACCATGAAAATGGGGGTTCATAAAGAAACTCTAGCGGCCTCTTTAGCGGTGGCAGATAAAGTCTATCTTTATCAGCCGGATAATATAGATTGGTCAGTGGATGATGTTGCTCAGCAATGTTGTCAAGAGACGTTCACTGCAACATCAGTAGATGACATTGTGAAAACTCTGGTGAAAGAGTCTCGTACTGGTGATCAAATACTCATCATGAGTAATGGCGGTTTTGCAGGCATCCATAATAAACTTTTACAAGCACTACAGGCAGCAGAGAAAATATGCAGCTAA